In the genome of Massilia sp. PAMC28688, one region contains:
- the mnmE gene encoding tRNA uridine-5-carboxymethylaminomethyl(34) synthesis GTPase MnmE → MKLDTSPIAAIATAPGRGGIGVVRASGKALAPLIDTLFPGARLAPRHATYLPFKNGDGTIIDQGIAIYFKGPHSYTGEDVLELQGHGGPVVLQLLLARVLEAGADAGLRLAEPGEFTRRAYLNDKLDLAQAEAVADLIDASTEAAARSATQSLSGEFSRTVNKLVEQTIGLRMLVEATLDFPEEEIDFLEKSDARGQLAVIIDSLEAVFQKAAQGALLREGLNVVLVGQPNVGKSSLLNALAGADVAIVTPIAGTTRDKVSETIQIEGIPLNIIDTAGIRVINEAVDVVERIGIERTWAEVGKADVIMHLLDAGHGPSRADDSIVAAFPEGIPVIRIWNKIDLSGHRPSVDPQSDATNVYLSAHEHTGIDLLRAELLRIAGWQQTGESLFLARERHLIALRAARRHLHVAAEHAAQNDQSLDLFAEELRLAQAQLSSISGEFSSDDLLGVIFSRFCIGK, encoded by the coding sequence ATGAAACTTGATACCTCACCTATCGCGGCCATCGCCACCGCGCCCGGCCGCGGCGGCATTGGCGTGGTGCGCGCCTCCGGCAAGGCGCTGGCGCCGCTGATCGATACGCTGTTCCCGGGCGCCAGACTGGCTCCGCGCCATGCGACCTACCTGCCTTTCAAGAACGGCGACGGCACCATCATCGACCAGGGCATTGCGATTTACTTCAAGGGCCCGCATTCGTACACGGGCGAAGATGTGCTGGAACTGCAGGGCCACGGCGGCCCCGTGGTGCTGCAGTTGCTGCTGGCGCGCGTGCTGGAGGCGGGAGCCGATGCCGGCCTGCGCCTGGCCGAGCCCGGCGAATTCACGCGCCGCGCCTATCTGAACGACAAGCTGGACCTGGCCCAGGCGGAGGCCGTGGCCGACCTGATCGATGCCTCGACCGAGGCAGCGGCCCGTTCGGCCACGCAATCGCTGTCCGGCGAGTTTTCGCGCACCGTCAACAAGCTGGTGGAGCAAACCATCGGCCTGCGCATGCTGGTGGAAGCGACGCTCGACTTTCCGGAAGAGGAAATTGATTTCCTTGAGAAGTCCGACGCGCGTGGCCAGCTGGCCGTCATCATCGATTCGCTGGAAGCGGTGTTCCAGAAGGCGGCGCAGGGCGCGCTGCTGCGCGAGGGCTTGAACGTGGTGCTGGTAGGGCAGCCCAATGTCGGCAAGTCGTCGCTCCTCAACGCGCTGGCAGGGGCCGACGTGGCCATCGTGACGCCCATTGCCGGCACCACGCGCGACAAGGTCAGCGAGACCATTCAGATCGAGGGCATTCCGCTCAACATCATCGATACGGCGGGCATCCGCGTCATTAACGAGGCGGTCGATGTGGTGGAGCGCATCGGCATCGAACGTACCTGGGCAGAAGTAGGCAAGGCCGACGTGATCATGCATTTGCTCGACGCAGGCCACGGCCCGTCGCGTGCGGATGACAGCATTGTGGCGGCTTTTCCAGAAGGCATCCCGGTCATCCGCATCTGGAACAAGATCGATCTGTCGGGCCACCGGCCGTCGGTGGATCCGCAAAGCGATGCGACCAATGTGTATTTGTCTGCCCACGAGCACACGGGCATCGACCTGCTGCGCGCGGAACTGCTGCGCATTGCAGGCTGGCAGCAGACTGGCGAATCGCTGTTCCTGGCGCGCGAACGGCACCTGATTGCCCTGCGCGCGGCGCGGCGGCACCTGCATGTTGCGGCCGAACACGCGGCGCAGAACGACCAGTCGCTGGATCTGTTTGCCGAAGAGTTGCGGCTGGCGCAGGCGCAGCTGTCGAGCATTTCCGGCGAGTTTTCGTCCGACGATTTGTTGGGTGTGATCTTCAGTCGTTTCTGTATCGGAAAATAG
- a CDS encoding DUF805 domain-containing protein — translation MSNVYAAPNADFSLPSGDVDDTQIFASGRIGRIRYLAYLSAVYILTSFAVGIMTAMLGADSIAAGILLIINVVITLGAYIYFARRRLHDTGASGWMLLLSLIPLINFYFLYLTVFKRGDASANEYGAPPRDNERWMYWVGLILPIIVIVGILAAIALPAYSDYTKRARAAAEQSQVAPD, via the coding sequence GTGAGTAATGTGTACGCCGCACCTAATGCAGACTTTTCGCTTCCCAGCGGCGATGTCGATGACACCCAGATCTTTGCGAGTGGCCGCATTGGTCGCATCAGGTATCTCGCGTATCTGAGCGCTGTTTACATCCTGACGTCTTTTGCCGTTGGAATCATGACCGCGATGTTGGGAGCGGATTCCATAGCTGCCGGAATCTTATTGATCATTAATGTGGTGATCACCCTGGGCGCCTACATTTACTTTGCCCGTCGCCGGCTGCACGACACCGGCGCGTCCGGCTGGATGCTGTTGCTGTCGCTGATCCCACTGATCAATTTCTACTTCCTTTACCTGACGGTATTCAAACGTGGCGATGCCAGTGCCAATGAATACGGCGCGCCTCCGCGCGATAATGAGCGCTGGATGTACTGGGTAGGTCTCATTCTTCCGATCATCGTGATTGTTGGCATCCTGGCCGCCATCGCTCTGCCAGCCTACAGCGACTATACCAAGCGAGCGCGCGCAGCGGCAGAGCAGAGCCAGGTCGCGCCCGACTGA
- a CDS encoding GFA family protein — MLTGGCHCGAIRYEVRAQPVHRTICHCEMCRGTTGAPCVAWFTVPVDAFHLSGSPTLYRSSAHGTRAFCPACGTQITFADDALPDEIDVSTCSLAQPAAAAPTSHIFTASQVPWMQLADGLPRFPRSRSEAEK; from the coding sequence ATGTTGACGGGTGGCTGCCATTGCGGTGCAATCCGGTACGAGGTACGGGCCCAGCCTGTGCACCGTACCATCTGCCATTGCGAGATGTGCCGGGGAACCACCGGCGCGCCCTGCGTGGCATGGTTCACCGTGCCGGTCGATGCTTTCCACCTGAGCGGCTCGCCCACGCTGTACCGCTCCAGTGCCCACGGCACACGTGCCTTTTGCCCGGCGTGCGGCACTCAGATCACCTTTGCCGACGATGCATTGCCTGACGAGATTGACGTCAGTACCTGCAGCCTCGCCCAGCCGGCAGCGGCTGCGCCCACTTCCCATATCTTTACTGCCAGCCAGGTGCCGTGGATGCAGCTTGCCGATGGCTTGCCGCGCTTTCCGCGCAGCAGGTCGGAAGCAGAAAAATAG
- a CDS encoding VOC family protein, which yields MNAQVKPIPEDMHSLTPYLICAGASDAMEWYKRAFDAVDCGRLAGPDGKLMHGMVRIGDSALMLSDENPEWGAIGPKSLPSSPVTIHLYVENVDDTYARAVKEGAVSKMPPADMFWGDRFCNIVDPFGHSWSIATHIREVSPEEMQAAAKMGCSEAAKQEGVVQ from the coding sequence ATGAACGCACAAGTGAAACCAATTCCCGAAGACATGCATTCACTCACGCCCTACTTGATTTGCGCCGGCGCCAGCGACGCCATGGAGTGGTACAAGCGCGCCTTTGACGCCGTCGACTGCGGCCGGCTGGCGGGGCCCGACGGCAAGTTGATGCATGGCATGGTGCGCATTGGCGACTCCGCCCTCATGCTGTCCGACGAAAACCCGGAGTGGGGCGCCATCGGCCCCAAGTCCCTGCCCAGCAGCCCCGTCACCATCCATCTGTACGTGGAAAATGTGGACGACACTTACGCCCGCGCCGTCAAGGAAGGCGCTGTTTCCAAGATGCCCCCGGCCGACATGTTCTGGGGCGACCGCTTCTGCAATATCGTGGACCCGTTCGGGCACAGCTGGTCCATCGCGACCCACATCCGCGAGGTCTCACCTGAAGAAATGCAGGCAGCGGCTAAAATGGGCTGTTCCGAAGCTGCCAAACAAGAAGGAGTCGTGCAATGA
- a CDS encoding YciI family protein: MKFMVIVKASPQSEAGEMPSEELMAEMGRFNEELVKAGVLLAGEGLHPSSRGARIKFSGDTRTVVDGPFPETRSLIAGFWLIQVKSKEEAIEWMKRCPNPMPGESELEIRQVFEADDFGDAMTPELRAQEERMREQIAAAR, translated from the coding sequence ATGAAATTCATGGTGATCGTCAAGGCCAGTCCCCAGTCCGAAGCCGGCGAGATGCCCAGCGAGGAGCTCATGGCCGAGATGGGCAGGTTCAACGAAGAACTGGTCAAGGCCGGCGTGCTGCTGGCCGGCGAAGGGCTGCACCCCAGTTCGCGCGGTGCGCGCATCAAGTTTTCGGGCGATACGCGCACGGTGGTGGACGGGCCGTTTCCGGAAACGCGCAGCCTCATCGCTGGCTTCTGGCTGATTCAGGTCAAGTCGAAAGAGGAGGCCATCGAGTGGATGAAGCGCTGTCCCAACCCGATGCCGGGCGAATCGGAACTGGAAATTCGCCAGGTCTTTGAAGCGGACGACTTTGGCGACGCCATGACGCCCGAGCTGCGCGCGCAGGAAGAGCGCATGCGCGAGCAGATTGCCGCTGCCCGCTGA